In one Candidatus Polarisedimenticolia bacterium genomic region, the following are encoded:
- a CDS encoding Rne/Rng family ribonuclease: MPKSMLVNVTAEEENRVAIVDNAILDVFEIETLSKEHLKGNIFKVIVEGINPALEAAFVNYGGERAGFLPLDEINFKLHPSRDGGSGGKGRGARITRHLEKGQEVLVQVIRDSFGNKPPTMSTYYSLPGRYLVLMPGADAAGISRKIESAEHRDRLRKILDELTVPQGFGVIVRTAGMETSTKELQADLESLLELWRTIETAAQQVKAPALVFQERDLVIRTIRDYFTSDIEEVLIDEEAAYHRARKFFEAHMPDKAHLVRLYTGDKPIFSKYNLEDQIERIYKRTVQLKSGGSISIDQTEALTAIDVNSARSTRSASSEDTAARTNLEAAEEIARQLRLRDIGGLIVIDFIDMESSKHIRQVERAFAEAMSRDKARYDVTRISKLGLMEVSRQRLKSTKASSSFMECPTCQGDGTVRTPEAAARSAFRKIQARVVRGDISGVKVFLPPEVALYLLNQKRDDLARLEQRYKVSIEVVPEARMKTSQFEIEEFRREETEIVPIVTADTVDEALASGTFVPPVRPREPQEAPAPRAALPEPAEATSRGPRRRRRRRGGKGAPGGIPRDTGPRPDASLAASTSSGDGRESQGGVAAEDQDEAPIFSEGPDGDATQAPAFTSDSGPILPLLAQLPAPEGGLQSPHHRRRRRRRRRGRGSGPGGAPRPSDTASGNRSMEHVARVAGPPAMPRETMPRPEPRPAPPAYSTPHAAESRVAPVAQQADTGAKTQEEPKPKRHWWRRTFGG, from the coding sequence ATGCCCAAATCGATGCTCGTGAACGTGACTGCGGAGGAGGAGAACCGCGTCGCGATCGTCGACAACGCCATTCTCGACGTCTTCGAGATCGAAACTCTCTCCAAGGAACACCTCAAGGGCAATATCTTCAAGGTCATCGTCGAGGGGATCAATCCCGCCCTCGAGGCCGCCTTCGTGAACTATGGAGGCGAGCGGGCCGGGTTCCTGCCCCTGGACGAGATCAACTTCAAGCTCCACCCCAGCCGGGACGGGGGATCGGGTGGCAAGGGCCGGGGCGCGCGGATCACGCGCCACCTTGAGAAAGGGCAGGAGGTCCTGGTGCAGGTGATCCGGGATTCCTTCGGCAACAAGCCGCCCACGATGAGCACCTACTATTCCCTGCCCGGCCGGTATCTCGTCCTGATGCCGGGCGCCGACGCTGCCGGCATCTCCCGCAAGATCGAGAGCGCCGAGCACCGCGATCGGCTGCGCAAGATCCTCGACGAGCTGACGGTGCCGCAGGGGTTCGGCGTCATCGTCCGGACCGCCGGCATGGAGACCAGCACCAAGGAGCTGCAGGCCGATCTGGAGTCCCTGCTCGAGCTGTGGAGGACCATCGAGACCGCCGCCCAGCAGGTCAAGGCCCCGGCCCTGGTGTTCCAGGAGCGCGACCTCGTCATCCGGACCATCCGCGACTACTTCACGTCCGATATCGAAGAGGTGCTGATCGACGAGGAGGCCGCCTACCATCGCGCCAGAAAGTTCTTCGAGGCGCACATGCCGGACAAGGCCCACCTGGTCCGGCTGTATACGGGTGACAAGCCGATCTTCTCGAAGTACAACCTCGAGGACCAGATCGAGCGCATCTACAAGCGCACGGTCCAGCTCAAGTCGGGCGGCTCCATTTCCATCGATCAGACCGAAGCGCTGACGGCGATCGACGTCAACTCGGCCCGCTCGACGCGTTCGGCGAGCAGCGAGGATACGGCGGCGCGCACCAACCTGGAGGCGGCGGAGGAGATTGCCCGCCAGCTGCGCCTGCGCGACATCGGGGGCCTCATCGTCATCGATTTCATCGACATGGAGTCCAGCAAGCACATCCGCCAGGTGGAGCGCGCCTTCGCCGAGGCCATGTCCCGCGACAAGGCCCGCTACGACGTGACGCGAATCAGCAAGCTGGGCCTGATGGAGGTCTCGCGCCAGAGGCTCAAGTCGACCAAGGCCTCGTCGTCCTTCATGGAGTGCCCGACCTGCCAGGGCGACGGGACGGTCCGGACACCGGAGGCCGCGGCGCGCTCCGCCTTCCGCAAGATCCAGGCACGGGTCGTGAGGGGGGACATCTCGGGCGTGAAGGTCTTCCTGCCGCCCGAGGTCGCGCTCTACCTCCTCAACCAGAAGCGGGACGATCTGGCGCGCCTCGAGCAACGGTACAAGGTCTCCATCGAGGTCGTGCCCGAAGCCAGGATGAAGACCAGCCAGTTCGAGATCGAGGAGTTCCGCCGCGAGGAGACGGAGATCGTGCCGATCGTCACCGCCGATACGGTCGACGAGGCGCTGGCCTCCGGCACATTCGTCCCCCCGGTCCGTCCCAGGGAGCCCCAGGAGGCACCGGCTCCCAGGGCCGCCCTGCCCGAGCCTGCTGAGGCGACGTCCAGAGGGCCCCGGCGGCGCCGACGCCGCCGAGGTGGCAAGGGGGCCCCCGGGGGGATCCCCCGCGACACCGGCCCCCGTCCGGATGCATCTCTCGCGGCCTCCACCTCCTCAGGAGACGGAAGGGAATCGCAGGGAGGAGTCGCCGCGGAGGATCAGGACGAGGCCCCGATCTTCTCCGAGGGGCCGGACGGCGACGCGACGCAGGCTCCGGCGTTCACGTCCGATTCGGGTCCGATCCTGCCCCTGCTGGCACAGCTCCCCGCTCCGGAAGGCGGTCTGCAGTCCCCGCATCACAGACGCCGCCGACGCCGGAGGCGCCGCGGCCGCGGATCGGGCCCCGGTGGGGCGCCCCGGCCTTCAGACACGGCGTCCGGCAACCGGTCGATGGAGCACGTGGCCCGCGTCGCCGGCCCGCCGGCCATGCCTCGGGAAACGATGCCCAGGCCGGAGCCACGGCCTGCTCCGCCTGCCTATTCCACCCCGCATGCGGCCGAGAGCCGGGTGGCACCCGTCGCGCAACAGGCCGACACCGGCGCCAAGACCCAGGAGGAGCCGAAGCCGAAGCGGCACTGGTGGCGCCGCACCTTCGGCGGCTGA
- the dusB gene encoding tRNA dihydrouridine synthase DusB: MMRIGSVALAEPLILAPMAGITDQYFRLLLKRVGGVGLVTMEFISSEALTRGNEKTRHMMQFSEEERPLAIQVYGSRPDRMAEAARFVHALGADIVDINMGCPANKVLKGCAGAALMGDLELARDIVRAVRRSVPLPVTVKFRVGLDDKRANFLDLGKICQEEGADAVALHARTARQMFSGNADWERIRRLKESLAIPVSGNGDVQTPGDALALWRTTGCDGVMIGRAAVKNPWIFRQIAAVRAGAVPREPTTEERRDLILYHFSLLREREDERAALHKIRTFTGWYTHGLPNGRVLRQKINSLTSVAQFIDEIEGFFQVLLAA, from the coding sequence ATGATGCGCATCGGGTCCGTCGCGCTCGCAGAACCTCTCATCCTGGCCCCCATGGCCGGCATCACCGACCAGTACTTCCGCCTCCTCCTGAAGCGCGTCGGGGGCGTCGGGCTGGTCACCATGGAGTTCATCTCCTCCGAAGCGCTGACCCGGGGCAACGAGAAGACGCGTCACATGATGCAGTTTTCCGAGGAAGAGCGACCCCTGGCGATCCAGGTTTATGGAAGCCGCCCCGACCGCATGGCCGAGGCCGCCCGGTTCGTGCACGCCCTCGGGGCCGACATCGTGGACATCAACATGGGCTGCCCCGCGAACAAGGTCCTCAAGGGGTGCGCCGGGGCCGCGCTGATGGGGGACCTCGAACTGGCGAGGGACATCGTCCGTGCCGTGCGCCGGAGCGTGCCCCTGCCGGTCACCGTGAAATTTCGCGTCGGGCTGGACGACAAGCGGGCCAACTTCCTCGATCTGGGGAAGATCTGCCAGGAGGAGGGGGCGGACGCCGTCGCCCTGCACGCGCGCACGGCACGTCAGATGTTCAGCGGGAACGCCGACTGGGAACGGATCCGTCGCCTGAAGGAGAGCCTCGCGATTCCGGTGAGTGGCAACGGCGACGTTCAGACTCCGGGAGACGCCCTGGCTCTCTGGCGGACGACCGGGTGCGACGGTGTGATGATCGGCCGGGCGGCGGTCAAGAACCCGTGGATCTTCCGGCAGATTGCCGCCGTGCGGGCAGGGGCCGTTCCCCGTGAGCCGACGACCGAGGAGCGACGAGATCTGATCCTGTACCACTTCTCCCTGCTGCGCGAGAGGGAGGACGAACGCGCGGCTCTGCACAAGATCCGCACCTTCACCGGCTGGTACACCCACGGCCTTCCGAACGGCCGGGTGCTGCGCCAGAAAATCAACAGCCTGACCTCCGTGGCGCAGTTCATCGACGAGATCGAAGGGTTCTTCCAGGTCCTGCTGGCGGCCTAG
- a CDS encoding glutathione S-transferase family protein, giving the protein MALRLYHFEACPFCEKVRLSLRHMGLPCESVAIDPDDRRTVEEVSGQRLVPVLCDDDRVIPDSTRILRYLIARYGDSNMLPKSPADQALAWIVEDYADEVLGPLMRSVLEDRNPSGGPLQAPERKELERHIETHFRNLEQLFSQRSFAFGDAPGLADISLYAFLSCLVRLGRREISFGFPHLKVWYGRMESL; this is encoded by the coding sequence ATGGCGCTCCGTCTGTACCACTTCGAGGCGTGCCCCTTCTGCGAGAAGGTCCGCCTGTCGCTACGGCACATGGGCCTCCCCTGCGAGAGCGTGGCGATCGATCCCGATGACCGCAGAACGGTCGAGGAGGTCTCGGGCCAGCGGCTCGTCCCGGTCCTGTGCGACGACGATCGGGTGATCCCCGATTCGACACGCATCCTCAGATACCTGATCGCCCGCTACGGCGACTCCAACATGCTGCCCAAGTCCCCGGCAGATCAGGCCCTCGCCTGGATCGTCGAGGACTACGCGGACGAAGTCCTCGGCCCCCTCATGCGATCGGTCCTGGAGGACAGGAATCCGTCCGGGGGTCCGCTGCAGGCTCCAGAACGGAAGGAGCTGGAACGGCACATCGAGACCCACTTCCGCAATCTCGAGCAGCTCTTCTCGCAGCGCAGCTTCGCCTTCGGGGACGCGCCCGGCCTGGCCGACATCTCCCTGTACGCGTTCCTGAGCTGCCTGGTGCGCCTGGGCCGGCGCGAAATCTCCTTCGGCTTCCCCCACCTGAAGGTCTGGTACGGTCGGATGGAATCGCTGTAA